From Eriocheir sinensis breed Jianghai 21 chromosome 35, ASM2467909v1, whole genome shotgun sequence:
cgacggaaatgaggtacaaaatcatgcaattcactacatttatcaccagaaaaacatgaacctcgtaagaaaatcgttggttgggtaaAACTATAAATTGTCCCTTGTGGTCCAGAAtccagaaatacacaaaaaaaataaccaagttCACCAGGACAAGTGCCTTCTAGTCACTCCTCCTGATGGTAGTTGTGGGCGACACTCAATTTTTTCTGTAACCGAGTATCTTGATCACTTTTGTCGTCAGTAATCGATTTCTCCTTGATTACTTTCACCTTAAAAAAATTATACAGTGGTATATTGGTAGAGTATAAAGTATAATGTTATTGTTTTAAATTACTCTCTCTCATAACCAAACATTAAAAATgattaaatattaaaaaaaaatatccaggaaaaatgaagaaagtataAATAGCTGAAAATTTAATGAACAAAAATCAGAGTGGAACTCACTAACTCATAACTTTTAATAAGTAGTATCTAGTTATCGTTTGCTAATCGTTTACTGGGAATTATAATCGATTACTGAGAAATTTTGCCTTGTATATAATTGATGTAATCTATAGAAGTAATTGATTACGCCCACCAATACAGGATGGCAGAGTGTGGTGCTGTATGTATAGCCAATACAGTTTATTAATAGTTAAGTGAATCACTCTCAGATTtaaatacattttcttttccagTTGGAAAATGGAAAGGGTGGAAGAGCTGAGGCAACAACTGAAGGATGCATTTGTAATGTTGCAGGATGTGCAGAGAAACAAATGGCAGTTTATGCAAAAGTTTCAAAATACAATTATGGAAATTGTGGTAGGTTCCTGTAAACATCatcattgatgtgtatttttttcactattacttaGTACTTCATTGCCATATAATGTTGCACTGGTTGTTGTCGTATATGTGCCTCCTCTATATGTTCCTGTTCTTGTGTGTATTTCAATATAAGAATGACATGGATATTTTCTGCCTAACACTGTTTTCATTCTAACAGATCAAAGAAGTTTCAGAAAACTTCCGGACTAGTGTAGGAGAGTATTTTGATATGAGAAACGAGCACTTGCATGCCACCCTGAAGGATATGGACGAGAGCCTCAACCAAGCGTCAATGGTGCACACAGACATCACAGCCCTCAGACTCCAGCTGTTGCATGCCTGCAACGAAGACATCCAGCCACCCTTCACATCACAGGAAGACGCTGTAATGGTAAGCTTCGTAGGAACATTGTGGTTTTAAGTGAAGCTCAgtattattataaaaaataaaTCTCTTAAAATCCAAGTCTGAAAAAGTGTATATTTAATCTGTTCATATGCTAACTTATTATTTTTAATAGATAAATGGGGGAGGCATGACAGACCTCCAAAATGTATCAAGTGAGGCTGAGCACATAGTTATGCAAGTTAGTGAGCTGCAGGAACAGTCATGTGGACTCGTCACCACCCTTGCTGAAAACATCACTCAGATGGTAAGTTTAACTTACTGTGTTACAACATTGAAGGCTTGATCAAGTGCATTGTATTGTAATTATTtagtattataatgataataacacaAGGGAGGAAGCCAGTCTCTGGTGACTATCCTGGGACTGTAATAAAAAAGGTAATgtttggggcatacactatagctgtgcATGGTCTTGGTGATCATCTCTATCTCAGTGATCCTTGAGCTTATGTTGGTAAAAGCCCATTACTGTGGGACAGAGGGCAGGTTTGCCATCCGTGCTTCCATAGGACAGTGtagttatacatatataaatgtacatagaaatataaataatatgtCCCAATTATACCACGTGTgtcatatgacacacacacacagtctggtcCATAGCTTACTGGATACCACCTTTGCCTGGCAGGCCAAGGTTCAACTTATTCTCAGGCCACAAAATGCTTTTTGCTGATAGGATCAGAACTGACCTCCTTTGAGCAATGAGATTGTTGGTGTTAGGTCCCAGTAGTAGCTACCCATAGATAGGTCCTCCAAGCTCAAAAGAGAGCTCTTTTCAGGAGGATATTGGCTAGCAACCACAAGTCCAATATGTGATCAGACTGTGGGTAAATAAGACAATATTATGAGGAAAGCACTCATCTTGGCAAGAGGTGACTAGTAGAGTTTCACAAAGTTCAATTTTATCGTGGTGCCAACTTGTTTGGTACATGCTGCCCCCAAGACCTCCAcctgatcctctttagagagttttgtTTGAGTCCAGATTGATAGGTGgttatcaggacagcatgtgggtagttttaggccattTGGCAGTGACTGAAAACTGTTGGCTTGTAGCGGCGGGTGGAACTTCAATCTGGGTTTTCCAGTGCACTGTGCCaccacactgaccactcagccactgcctcccctaaacaaataaattcacacTGTACCAAGATTTTCTTTGTCAACATTGTAGCACAAGAATGGACTAAactccttcagtggtccagtgcaacacgattggcTCATTTATAACAAGCTCAACTGCCACTTCATCTTAATATTTGCTAAGGAAGAAATTCAATGTCCTGATGACCATTTGATCCAGTGTAGTTTTACTTAAGTtgaaggacagatcacctagtctgtgtggtctgaatatttatgtaaatttatgtgaaacACTAGAAGAGTGAATAAGAGAGTCAGTATGATCATGCTATATGAATGTgttggaggaaaagaaatggttgAAAATAATTACAGTGTTTTATCTGGACAGTCATACTCTAGAAGGCACAGCAAAAAATATATGTGTatgaaaaaagattaaagaaggaTATAAGAAAATTCAGCTTTCCAGACAGATCAATAATCAACTCATCACTGGTTCTCTAGATATTCGTATTTAGTAACAAAACAACATTATACGTAGTTTGCTACACAAAATTTCCAACAGGTTTCAGGGGTTTTCACAACAAATTCAGAGTTTACAGAAAATGTTTACATGTAGTTCAGCATTTAATATTGTGAAATCTACTTCCTCATTCAGCACCAGCAGACTTATCAGCAGAAGTTTCACCAGACAAATTTCTACCACTTTCTAATGTCTACAACACAAACAGTGTGTTACGGACAGAGTTATTTAGGCAGTGACGCGTAAAAGTCTATGGACAAAGCCAGCCACATTTACCTTACTCAATGTCTTTCATAATGGGCATGACGAACATCACAGATttatcccccctccctccttagaaaagatatattttacATCATCATGTCATAGGCAGAGAATTATGAGCACACTAATAATTGTTCGCATCATAATGagccctctctttccttcacaacCACTCATTTCCCGTTCCATAACTCCATATCCACATTTGCCCAGTCTTTTTCTGAATTTGTGAGCACTTTGCTACAAACCCTTCTTCGTTTAA
This genomic window contains:
- the LOC127007433 gene encoding uncharacterized protein LOC127007433, which codes for MERVEELRQQLKDAFVMLQDVQRNKWQFMQKFQNTIMEIVIKEVSENFRTSVGEYFDMRNEHLHATLKDMDESLNQASMVHTDITALRLQLLHACNEDIQPPFTSQEDAVMINGGGMTDLQNVSSEAEHIVMQVSELQEQSCGLVTTLAENITQMVDTMLSEVTASIKRDDEERLKEAQELWQHGDEELNKAVQVLQSMEKVKQQIECLCRILRKPDI